Part of the Arachis hypogaea cultivar Tifrunner chromosome 6, arahy.Tifrunner.gnm2.J5K5, whole genome shotgun sequence genome, CAATAGGGAGAGTGAGAGACAGCGACGCCTAGTGACCAAGCAGTGGTGGAGCACCTTCGAAAGGACGACGGCTGCTGCGCGATTAGGTGGCTGTTCGAAGGATCGACGGCGGTGGCTCGACGGAGGTGATGGGCGACTGGACGACGAGCTCGATGAGAACCCGTGTGAAAGTCAGAGAGGCGTTCTCAGTTCGATGAGAAGGAGGGGGATTCACTCACTCATTCAGGATCCAATTAGGGATTTGATTACTGATTTAGGGTTCCAGAGGCTGAAACGGCAACGTTTTGCTGTCCAGCCAAAAAATCGACCAGGTCATgattcggttcgaccgaccggttcaCCGATTCAATTCCAGTTTTCAGATTTTGCAGTTTTCCTATTTACCTGAATCGCTTTCTGTCCGGTTCAtgattcaaccggttcggccgGCCAGTCcgaaccgattttcagaaccttggcaCAAACACAGTTACAGTAACATCTGAGTTGATTTTTTGGTAGGATATATAAGCTGAATAAGCAAGCAAAcacatatttaaaaataaattaaagaaaaaacaaGATCTAAGAAGTAAACAAAATACAATTGCAATTAacacatgaaaaaaaaataaaggtttAAGTGATACCTAGAGAATATagcttaaaataaatatttttttcatagttAGTTTTGGCTGTGCTTAAATTTTTAGTTGTCaaaaatagtaatttattttttttttgtatattattttttttgtaaacaaTCGTCCGGATCTGATCACTGCGAGGGCATCACTTCCCTTGAAGTTACGGGGCTATTTTGCCGAATTTTTTAGAGAAAGTTGTCTCGTGTCCCTATATATTCTCTATCTACCCACTGGTATCAATTTCGGATACAGATACCCTTTTGTTGAAGGTCGTTTGAACTTTTTCTGAGAATATGGTTCTGCTTTTTGAACAGGATTCTGTGATTTTGGATGTCAAAGGCATCCTTAGGGTGATCTCATAATTCCTACGGGATAGAGACGAAGAGGTCAAGTGTGTAGTTACTACTccattatctttatttaattaattatttatttaaattaatgttTAGACTCTAATTGATCAAAGTTCTTAGCTACTAATTTGGTCATACTGCTGATTGCTactaatttgattgaaaaaatgatgatcggaaaaaaaaagaagaacaagaaaaaaacaCTGAATAGTTTTAAAGTACAAATCAAAGGTAATTTTAAGATTTTCTTATTTGCATTTGGATATACTATTCAAATTATACCCgaaaatttatattattgttaataataatttcAAAACATAAAAGATAAACGACTTACAAGTGACTTATAATTTAGTTTAACTTTTTGTGTAAATGTTTaggtattagaaaaaaatttaaaaatgaaaaatatcatttttttaataatatttgcaaGAAGtgatatcaaaatataatttctaaatgctttttaagaatatatattttatatttaattatttttattatttttttgtcacCCTGCTCTAGGTATTTTTTCTTTTAGAGAATTTAGGAAAAGAGGAAAAGACTTTGAAGCGTTAAACTCTGTTTAAGAGTTTTATTATTCTTATAACAAGGAATTTAGAGATTTTTATTAGCACTGCAAAATTCTCTAAACTCCTCATTTCCAATTTTCTCCAAGGCGTGTCCATGGGTTGcgggaaaaaaaaaaggggaaggactttcaagaagttTTGAaggtttattatatatatattttataattttatcatttattaaaatattacataTAAAAAAAGTAAACAACCATTGTATTataaattaatcactaaattaattatttcgtATAAAATAGTGCACaaataatattttcaacaaataaaagattaaatggtaatacaataatttattaaagtaaaatagtaaatttaattaaaattcaagtaCAATCATACGGGTTAAAAAAAGGAGCTGTTTATAGATTGTGATATTtggaattaaattagaaaaatgttACACTTTTATATAGGGGTGGTAAAGCGGGCCggtccgccccgccccgcctaagtCCGCCCTATAAACGGGGCGGACCGGCCCACCCCGCCAACTAAAATGGattcaaaatgctagcccgccccgctttatggcggattggcgggctagcccgcttcttttttttttgaaaaataaaatttattaaaattaaccaaaaaataataattaaaaaatcaaatacaaataaaaaatagtcaaattataatataatttttttactattttttttttaatttttaacttcaataaaattgttcaaaataatatttgtcaatagaatcatttttattttaaaaaataagtcacataatttgagtatatatacgaaattgtaaaataaaataaataaagttaataactaaagaagaataaaaacaaaaaatgaaaaaaagtgattaaaaattctataattattaattttataacagtaatcactcttttatttaattaaaaaaaagaaaaataaaaatcttcggcccggcggaccggcccgccccgccccgccaaaacccgccaatttaGCGAATTTTTGTAATTTGGCGGATTccaaatcctaacccgacctgCCTTTTTTAGCCTGTTTGCGGATCGGCCCGACgggctcgacccgttttgccTCCCAATCATGTAATTCACTAAAGAATTTTGTAGAAAGGGGTCTATCTCCAAATATATCACAATACGGaggttaaaatattaatttaaatttcccAAACACAGAGGGTCAATATATGCCGTCGGATGCTAAGTAACTTAGATCCAACCGTTCATCCATGTTGGACTACCTACAACTCATTCACCCTCAAACGcgcagagagagaaagagagagagagagagagtgaaagaggACCCTAATTCCGCAAACAGAACGAGAAGATTCTCTCTCGCAGTCCCAGCAATTCTTCTGGTAACGCAATCAAACCAATCGTATGTGTAATTTGATTAGGacttttctttttataaaaaattgttcATGTTATTATTCTCTTAACGAGAATTATTCATCTTTTGCGATGATTGTTGCACTATTTCTTATCACTTATTGATGCTTCAATTCATGAAAAGCTCTTTTTGTTTGAGTTAGTGATAATGAGTGCTGATTCCTTGTTTGGAAAATCAAAACTAGGGTTTGACTTTGCTGCAAATGTTTCTTCTGTATTACGAGTTGAGCTTTACGATTCAAGTTCATCTAAACTCGTGTTTAAGCTTCACGAATGTGTTAACTGACTTATGTATTTGCGCTTCGCAGGGATTATACTGTTAAAATGGCCAATAATTCTCAGCCCCCTGGTATGCAGGTACAAATGTTCTCATCAGTAGTTCTTAATGTTTTATCAATCTATTCTCTCTATGTACCAGCTACGCTATCATTCCATATTTTAGCAAGTTTATTTGACATTCAGCTGAAGGATTTAATTGTGCTTATTTATGGAACTAGCTGCTCTTTGCTGTTCCTTTTGTTAACTACTACTTCTTGCTCTCATATGGGAATATTTTGCAAGTTTGCATCACTCTTAGAACTCCTTATCTGCAGTTTCGGCCAGTCATTCAGGCCCAGCAAGGTCAGCCATTTGCTCCAATGGCTTCCCAACAATTTGGACTTGCAGGACATGCTATTCCTTCTTCAAATGTTGCAATGCCTGTTGGTCAGAGTCAGCAATTGCAGTATTCACAACCAATGCAGCAGTTGCCTCCAAGACATATTCAGCCTGGTCAACCTGCACCTTCGTCGCAGGTTATACCTATGCAATATATCCAAACAAATAGACCCCCGACATCCGTCCCACCACATTCACAGCCAACTGTTCCCCACTTAAGCAGTCATATGCCCAGCTTGGCTGTTTCAGCAGCAACTTCTCATTCTTCATATACTGTATGGTTGCCGTATTTTCTTTGTAGTTTTACATTGGTTGTACATTGTTAGAGTCCAGTTTGATATACAGTTTCGTACTCTTTTCAGTTTCAACCACCGTATAGTCAGCAGCAGGATAATGTTAATGCAATGGCTCAGTACCAGCAATCGGGCCAAATGCATGCTCCTCCGGCTGGACAACCTTGGGTGTCCTCTGTTTCTCAGAGTGCTGCAACTGTTACACCAGTGCAACAGGCTGGAGTGCAATCATCTGGTACTCCGTCAACTGATTCTGTAAGTGTTTGATCCTTACCTGGTTTCTAATGCATATTACTTGTTTTATTATCacgttaataaatttttattatttacctaGTTGTAACAAGTATTGACACAAATAACATATGCTAAGaatgtttcaaaaattttggcAGAGCTTAGATAGTAGTGAATATTGGTAGTTTGACATTTATGAGTGCTTAAATATTGTAtaagttttgaaaatttatgTTCTTATATTTTATGACCGTGTCCTACCATTTTTAGACATTGATATGGCTGTGTCTGTCTCCATGTCGGGTTTAGTGTTCATGTACATGTACATGTGCGTACCTtgtatatcttctttttttttttctcaatctcTCTCACCAATTCTATCATTGTCATGGGCATATTTTTGGAGGAATTGTTAGGATCCACTGGAAGGTATTGGACATGAGTCTCACATTTGAAGTATGAGAATTTAATGAAACAGTTTATAATGGCCTTGGGCTCTACTCTAGGTTGTGGCATGTATTACCCAGGATTTGTATTAGTATACTTCAATAAATTTAGGTCGGCTTTTTGTTATGAACTTATGATATCATTGGATTGAAGTGGATTCTTTGAGAGCATAGCTTATTAGCTAACTGAATCTCTATAATTCATAAAGTATTTTTATGATGCTTACATTAGACGTGATTCATTGATTCAGATTTCTACTAAAGGTGGTAAaatattattatgtttttatattaTAGTTTTTGAGAAATATGATCTAATATAATTCTTGGTCTGTTGCTTTGTCAAATTTAGGCAACAAGTGCCCCTAACCAGCAGTCAGCATCTGATTGGCAAGAGCATACTGCAGCTGATGGCAGAAGGTATTGATTAATATCTTGTTTTTTGAGGAAACAGATGATATCTTTTACTGTTTACAttattgaaaaaatatcttttacagTTTATGATAACATTTGGATTGCTTATGTAGTTTGCATTATCTTGAATCATAAGAAGTTTTTGTTCTTTGATCATCTTTACCAGATATTACTACAACAAGAGGACAAGGCAATCTAGTTGGGAGAAACCATTGGAACTGATGTCACCTATTGAGGTGAGTTTTTGGATGATTGCTGATGCTGACACAATTTGAATGCCATTTTTATATATGTTCGACATGCTTGAAAATGTTGTGTGGCCAATCAAACTGGTTTCTAATGTGATCGTTGACCATATCTGAATATTTCAATCATCAAAAAAGGTTTATGGTGCGAATATCCTTTTATGCGCATGTGCTTCCACTGATTTGTAGATATCATGGCAAGTCAGGAGAAATTTTAGCAACTGCTCTATATGGTCACTGTGAAGGCGGTGGTTACACTTTCTCGAGGCAGGCAACAGTTTGCTATTTATaaccccttttttttatttttatttttttattttggtttacaatcttaaaatgcaagattGGTGTATATTTGAATTACCATTAATTGATTGTTGTCTGTACCCTTCACATCCCCTTCCTCCAGTGGCTTAAGGGTGAACAATATGGGATGTGTGAATGATATCATTTGTTCCCTTTGTAAGTTTCTTTGGCTCTTCCTACGTGtacaaaagaataaaataaatataaaacatttatGTGTTTATCTTATTGCTGTTTTACCACTTCCAACTCCTCTTTGTTTATGTATCTCGTTTCCCATTCCGTAATCTTGTTTAATCGGTTTTTTAATTGCAGTCAGGTATGCTTATGTATTTAGGCATGAGCATGTCAAAAGTTCTGCTTTGCTTTTATGCATTTTATATTATAACTCTTAATATTGGCAATGTTGTCATCTTACAGTATTCTCTtcgatccttgatttgtttaattaatGCCTCTAGTTTCTAACAGCAGCATGTGTTTAATTTATTACCTTGATATGATAATCTGTTGTGGATGGTTTATGGTTAGCATTTGCAAATATCTCTAACTTTGCTGGATTTGACAGAGGGCTGATGCATCAACTGTTTGGAAAGAATTCACATCTTCAGATGGAAGAAAGTGCGTTTTATCCCTTGTTGTATAATTTTATTAAGTCTATTTTTCTGAACTTTCTGTGGCACGTATTTGTAAAATTTTACTTATGATCTATATTTTGACCATGATTTCTTGTAGGTATTATTACAACAAGGTTACTCAGCAATCAACATGGTCAATACCAGAGGAACTTAAGGTAATAATTATGTATGTTATAAATTTCTATAACTATACATGGAAACATTAAGTTTGTCAATCCAAATTACAATATTTCTATTCAGTTGGCTCGTGAATTGGCGCTGAAAGCTGCCAATCAGGGAATGCAGTTAGAAACAAGTGATACATCGAATACTGCTGTTTCATCTGCTGCACCATCAACAGTGACTAATACTGCTAGCTCAAACACTCCTTTGACATCAAATGGGCTTGCTTCAAGTCCAGCATCTGTCACACCAATTGCATCGTCAACTGGTCCTCAGCAGTTGGTTTCTGGATTATCAAGTACCACTGGGACTGAACTGAGTACTGTGGTAACTGCGTCTACGGCAGTAGCTGGACCTGCAAATCCTCTTGACACCACTACACCGTCCAGGTATAAACTCTGTTCTGTTTTCTACTGTTTTCGTCTATCCTTTTGGTAGTTTCTGTTGCTAACTTATGTGTCTAAAACTTACCTGAGCAGTGTTGAAAATCAAGCATCTCAGGATTTTGCTGCTCCTACCGGTGGAGCTTCTGTTAAAGATATAGAGGTAACCTCCCGCCCCCCAACTCTATTCTCAGCTTTTAGGTTTTCTTGCATTTATACAAGTGTACAAGAGCAAAGAATTAATGATTTCAAGAAGAAAGGATAACTTAAACAGAACACTAGAATAAATTTGCACCTTTGGTTCGATCTCTTGTAAAATATTTAAGCAACTGAAAAATGCACCAAACCATGTATGGCAGGGTAACAGCCGAATAGAAAGTTTTGTTATCACTGGGACTGTTTAATTGGCACCTAGATCTTTTGTTTGTAGGAaaagtttctctctctctctctctctctctctctctctctctcacacacacacacacacacacacacacaaaatcaGGTCATAAAGTGAGCAAAATATTCCTATGTGACAGTCTTCTTGATTTGCTGTGCGATTGAGAGCTAGCATTGAGTTATTTCTCATTTTGAGTTTTGTTGCTATTCTTGCAGGAAACCAAAAAAGGATTGCCAGTTGCTGGAAAAGTTAATGTGACTCTGCCAGAGGAGAAAGCAAATGATAAAGAAACCTTTGCATATGCAAATAAGATGGTAAGAGCTCCAAATGATATTGTTTACTGTATTCAAATGAAAATTTGGAATGCATGACAcggtttttatctttttatttttattgtattaacTACAATCACAATGCTCTTTAGGAAGCAAAAATTGCATTTAAGGCACTATTGGAGTCTGCTAATGTTCAGTCTGATTGGACATGGGAACAGGTAAATAATGGACATTTTTCTAAGTTTCTCTTTTTGTTTCAAATGCTAATTACTATATTTGAATTGTAACTCAGGCGATGAGAGAAATAATCAATGACAAAAGATACAATGCTCTAAAAACACTTGGTGAGCGGAAACAAGCTTTTAATGAGGTGAGAAACTAGCTTGCAGTGGCACATTGCATGTGCCCCTTGTGTTGTGCATATATTCTATATGTATATTTATGACCATCTGGGTCTGACATGGGTCAATTTAAAATATTCAGTATTTGGGCCAAAGGAAGAAGCTAGAGGCTGAAGAGAGACGCATGAAGCAGAAAAAAGCTCGAGAAGAATTCACAAAGATGTTGGAAGTAAGTTACAGACATGATCTCAAGTTGTTTTGCTGATGTGAAATAATTCTTAATGCATGTTCTCTTTTCAGGAGTGCAAGGAGCTAACTTCATCCATGAGATGGAGGTACCTTTCTTGCCTCgttgattatgaatgaatttACTAAGATGATTTTTATTCTAAACTAATCCTTCTTGAGATGCCTAACATTTATTTTGTCATGATCAGCAAAGCAATCAATATGTTTGAAAATGATGAGCGGTTCAATGCTGTTGACAAAATGAGGGACAGGGAAGATTTATTTGAGAGCTACATGGTGGAACTCGAGAGAAAGGTGACAGATTTTATCTTTTGTTTACATGTGTAGTCTGAATCTTTCTAGGTATTATGTTTCATTttagtctatatatatatatatataataaactcAAGAAGCCTGCATAAAATTTTTCTTGAGTGCTTTGTGTGGATTGTCCTTACTTAGTGATGCCAATTTTTCCTTCAACAGCCCTTAGCAATAAGGGGTAATATATGGGAAATGGGATTCTATCACATAGCTAGCCAAATTTGGGGGCAAaattttttttcccattttttttggtttttttttgggttttgggggggggggggggttatgGTTGGCTAGAGTGAAATATTTACTGAAATGCTTAGTTGCTGTCGCTGCGTTCCACTTCAGCTTTTTTCATATTCTCCTCAAATTTGTATAGATTTTGTCTGATTATATATTGGGTGTAGGGAAGAATTATAAAATATTAGGTAGGAAAAACGGCTGTTTAGATTAAAATATAACAATAGTCAGAGGTTAGGGTTTCGCAATCAAAGATGTCTAAAATTTTATTCCTTGTTATACTGTTTAGGAAAAGGAAAATGCTGCTGAGGAACACAGACGGAATTTAGCAGAATACAGGAAATTCTTGGAGTCATGTGATTATGTGAAGGTACATATTACTTAAAAATGTTTAACTCTGTTGTAAACTTGTAAttgtttctattttcttcaaCATTCCTTATTTAGTCAATTTTCGCCTTTTGGGTTTCATTTTAGGTTCACAGTCCATGGCGAAAAGTCCAAGATCGGTTAGAGGACGATGATAGATATTTACGGCTTGAAAAAATTGACCGCTTGCTTGTTTTCCAGGTACAGCTGTTATAGTTATAGTTATAGTTGGCATATATCATAGATCTGTGTGCTGAGATTGGCATTGGCAGGACTATATTCGTGAATTggaaaaggaagaagaggagcAAAAACGAGTACAGAAGGTAGACCCTTAACGTGTCATTTGTTGAATTGTTGTGTCTTGGCCCACATGTTTGCATGTGTATTTATTTATGTGACTACATATAGGAGCGAGTTCGTCGTGGTGAAAGGAAAAATCGTGATGCATTCCGCAAGTTGTTGGAAGAACATGTTGCTGCTGGAATTCTTAATGCTAAAACTCAATGGAGAGAATACTGCTTGAAGGTAGTACATATTTTCATTGCTTGTGATGAAAAGCTGGAATAATATGGTAACAGAAATACTTTTCTTGTGTTCACATTTTCCCAGGTTAGGGATTTGCCTCAATATCAAGCTGTCGCATCAAACACATCTGGTTCCACTCCTAAGGATTTATTTGAGGATGTAGTAGAAGATCTTGAAAATCAGGTTATCTAATTTCCATTTTGAGTCATTTCTTTTGAATATTTATTGTTTCTTATCCTGATCAAATGGAGCAAGACTTAATTctgtattttatgttttttatttttttttttctgttcaaATATTGAGTTTGATGTCAATAATTTTCTGAATTGAAATATATTGAAAATACGATTTCTCATATATTTCCAACTccattaatttctttgattgaatctttcTCGGGTCATTTGTGATTTGGGAATGGAATAAATTCTAGTATTGTGAGTGATCTGTTTAACTTACtgtatttgttaaaatttttgaaatgttCACATCAACCTAAAGTATTAAATTTTGTGTTGACAGTACCATGAAGACAAGACACTGGTAAAAGATATAATTAAGTCAGGCAAGGTATGGTCTAAGcatcaaatatatttttcttttgctttatccgtagtttttatttttgatgaACAACCTGCTTCTCTGTTTCATGTGTTGATCAAGTAGATCACTGTAGTGTCCACTTCGGTGTTTGAGGAATTCAAGGCTGCTATCTTGGAAGAAGCTAGTTGCGAAACAATATCAGAGATCAATTTGAAGGTAATGTATTGTGGTTGTAATTTCTGTTATTTTAGTTTCATTTCTTGctccaaaaatataataatttaagagtaattaaattactTCATGGGAATCAGAGATTAATAGTTACTCTCCCAATGTCTAAAGAGGGAATTTAATGAGGCAACACAATGCAAGAAATTGTGGGTATTATATTTTTTGATGTATAATATTTAGCTACTACATTGGAAACTACTTTCAGAAATCTTACATAAATTTAATACTATCAGCAACGTGGTGAAGAAACTTATTACATTAGTTTCAACTCTATGTTCGTTATGGATATTGTTCTGTGAGGATTTGCTTGGATATTtatatttgatatttaaaaagagaaaagaaaaaacactATCTCAGAATAAAATGAAATGTTTCCATTGTCTAAGTAAGTCACCTCGATTTGAAATTTCCCATTCACTAAATTGCTGTATGGGTCTCTCTGTGATTCTTTTGATCAACTTCAATAAACTTAGAGTCACATGTGCATGCTGGAGATTGTATTCCTTTGCAACATGGATTATCAGATTTTGattctttctctcttttaaaGCTTATATTCGAAGACTTGTTAGAGAGAGCTAaagagaaagaggagaaagaagctaaGAAGCGCCAGCGCCTTGCTGATGACTTAACTAACCTGTTATATACATTTAAGGTAAACTAAGATTTTTCCAGTTATCTAATTCTTGTTTCTCATTATTTGGCTAGGTAAATTATTACTAGAAAGTGTCATCATCTAATTTTGTAGGATATTACTACTTCTTCAACTTGGGAGGATTGCAAGCCACTTGTTGAGGAGACACAAGAGTACAGGTACATGTTCTCTGTTTCGAGTTACTGAGTCGGTTGTGCCATGAATAGTGTTGTCCATCCTGGAAAtatttgttcttgatgattcTGTCCTACACTTATAGATCAATGGGGGATGAAAACTACAGTAGAGAAGTATTTGAGGAGTACATTACATACCTAAAGGAAAAAGCTAAAGAGAAGGAACGCAAGCGTGAAGAGGAAAAGGTGTGCAAATCTTATTTATCTGAGTTTTTCGTTTCATAACTTATTTGAATTGGTTGTGAGAAGATATGGCTTcataatttagaaatatgtctTCTTTATTAACTTATTTTAAGGGTCTAGGGTCAATACACCGCATTTTattcttacaaaaaaaaattatctgcAGGCCAgaaaggagaaagagagagaagagaaagagaaacggaa contains:
- the LOC112756014 gene encoding pre-mRNA-processing protein 40A isoform X1, which gives rise to MLDYLQLIHPQTRRERKRERERVKEDPNSANRTRRFSLAVPAILLVTQSNQSDYTVKMANNSQPPGMQFRPVIQAQQGQPFAPMASQQFGLAGHAIPSSNVAMPVGQSQQLQYSQPMQQLPPRHIQPGQPAPSSQVIPMQYIQTNRPPTSVPPHSQPTVPHLSSHMPSLAVSAATSHSSYTFQPPYSQQQDNVNAMAQYQQSGQMHAPPAGQPWVSSVSQSAATVTPVQQAGVQSSGTPSTDSATSAPNQQSASDWQEHTAADGRRYYYNKRTRQSSWEKPLELMSPIERADASTVWKEFTSSDGRKYYYNKVTQQSTWSIPEELKLARELALKAANQGMQLETSDTSNTAVSSAAPSTVTNTASSNTPLTSNGLASSPASVTPIASSTGPQQLVSGLSSTTGTELSTVVTASTAVAGPANPLDTTTPSSVENQASQDFAAPTGGASVKDIEETKKGLPVAGKVNVTLPEEKANDKETFAYANKMEAKIAFKALLESANVQSDWTWEQAMREIINDKRYNALKTLGERKQAFNEYLGQRKKLEAEERRMKQKKAREEFTKMLEECKELTSSMRWSKAINMFENDERFNAVDKMRDREDLFESYMVELERKEKENAAEEHRRNLAEYRKFLESCDYVKVHSPWRKVQDRLEDDDRYLRLEKIDRLLVFQDYIRELEKEEEEQKRVQKERVRRGERKNRDAFRKLLEEHVAAGILNAKTQWREYCLKVRDLPQYQAVASNTSGSTPKDLFEDVVEDLENQYHEDKTLVKDIIKSGKITVVSTSVFEEFKAAILEEASCETISEINLKLIFEDLLERAKEKEEKEAKKRQRLADDLTNLLYTFKDITTSSTWEDCKPLVEETQEYRSMGDENYSREVFEEYITYLKEKAKEKERKREEEKARKEKEREEKEKRKEKEKEKKEKDREREKEKSKDRHKKDDTDSENQDIESHGFKEEKKKDKDKERKHRKRRHSSVEDVDSERDEKEESKKSRKHGSDRKKSRKHANSPESDNETRHRRHKREHRDGSRKTGGHEELEDGELGDDAEI
- the LOC112756014 gene encoding pre-mRNA-processing protein 40A isoform X2, with product MANNSQPPGMQFRPVIQAQQGQPFAPMASQQFGLAGHAIPSSNVAMPVGQSQQLQYSQPMQQLPPRHIQPGQPAPSSQVIPMQYIQTNRPPTSVPPHSQPTVPHLSSHMPSLAVSAATSHSSYTFQPPYSQQQDNVNAMAQYQQSGQMHAPPAGQPWVSSVSQSAATVTPVQQAGVQSSGTPSTDSATSAPNQQSASDWQEHTAADGRRYYYNKRTRQSSWEKPLELMSPIERADASTVWKEFTSSDGRKYYYNKVTQQSTWSIPEELKLARELALKAANQGMQLETSDTSNTAVSSAAPSTVTNTASSNTPLTSNGLASSPASVTPIASSTGPQQLVSGLSSTTGTELSTVVTASTAVAGPANPLDTTTPSSVENQASQDFAAPTGGASVKDIEETKKGLPVAGKVNVTLPEEKANDKETFAYANKMEAKIAFKALLESANVQSDWTWEQAMREIINDKRYNALKTLGERKQAFNEYLGQRKKLEAEERRMKQKKAREEFTKMLEECKELTSSMRWSKAINMFENDERFNAVDKMRDREDLFESYMVELERKEKENAAEEHRRNLAEYRKFLESCDYVKVHSPWRKVQDRLEDDDRYLRLEKIDRLLVFQDYIRELEKEEEEQKRVQKERVRRGERKNRDAFRKLLEEHVAAGILNAKTQWREYCLKVRDLPQYQAVASNTSGSTPKDLFEDVVEDLENQYHEDKTLVKDIIKSGKITVVSTSVFEEFKAAILEEASCETISEINLKLIFEDLLERAKEKEEKEAKKRQRLADDLTNLLYTFKDITTSSTWEDCKPLVEETQEYRSMGDENYSREVFEEYITYLKEKAKEKERKREEEKARKEKEREEKEKRKEKEKEKKEKDREREKEKSKDRHKKDDTDSENQDIESHGFKEEKKKDKDKERKHRKRRHSSVEDVDSERDEKEESKKSRKHGSDRKKSRKHANSPESDNETRHRRHKREHRDGSRKTGGHEELEDGELGDDAEI